A single genomic interval of Haloterrigena salifodinae harbors:
- the nirK gene encoding copper-containing nitrite reductase, translating into MTTTAANRRQFMAALGAAGTIAVAGCLGGDRPQADSAANETELAGGEEGLSAAKAVDIDRIACDPTDIPAPVDWTEPREHDVTIHTKRLVAEIEPGVTFEYMTFEGQVPGPMIRVREGDRVTLTFEVPEELNTAQHNMDFHAVYGPGGGAEATMVSPGDDPAEISFTADYPGVFIYHCAIPNMDYHISSGMFGAILVEPTEGLPEVDREYYLGQHEIYTDGDVGEEGHHAFDFDAMLAEQPTYVVFNGQAYGLTEDGGEAMQAQTGETARVYFANGGPNLTSAVHPIGNVWSRYYRDGDLLTDPDRNIETAPVAPGTTTAGEMEFPVPGPVKIVDHALTRATRKGALAEIHVEGEPARDLYDENP; encoded by the coding sequence ATGACAACGACAGCAGCGAACCGACGACAGTTCATGGCGGCGCTGGGCGCGGCCGGCACCATCGCGGTGGCTGGCTGCCTCGGCGGCGACCGGCCCCAGGCGGACAGCGCGGCGAACGAGACGGAGCTGGCGGGCGGCGAGGAGGGACTGTCGGCGGCGAAGGCTGTCGACATCGACCGGATCGCCTGCGATCCGACCGATATCCCCGCGCCGGTCGACTGGACCGAGCCCCGGGAACACGACGTGACCATCCACACCAAGCGGCTGGTCGCCGAGATCGAACCTGGGGTCACCTTCGAGTACATGACCTTCGAGGGCCAGGTTCCGGGGCCGATGATTCGGGTCCGCGAGGGCGACCGCGTCACCCTCACCTTCGAAGTGCCCGAGGAGCTGAACACGGCTCAACACAACATGGACTTCCACGCTGTCTACGGGCCGGGTGGGGGCGCCGAGGCGACGATGGTCAGCCCCGGCGACGATCCCGCCGAGATCAGCTTCACCGCCGACTACCCGGGGGTGTTCATCTACCACTGCGCGATCCCGAACATGGACTACCACATCAGCAGCGGCATGTTCGGTGCAATCCTCGTCGAGCCCACGGAGGGCCTCCCGGAGGTCGACCGCGAGTACTACCTCGGCCAGCACGAGATCTACACCGACGGCGACGTCGGCGAAGAGGGCCACCACGCCTTCGACTTCGACGCCATGCTCGCCGAACAGCCCACCTACGTCGTCTTCAACGGCCAGGCCTACGGCCTCACCGAGGACGGCGGCGAGGCGATGCAGGCTCAAACCGGCGAGACTGCCCGGGTGTACTTCGCCAACGGCGGTCCTAACCTCACCAGCGCCGTCCACCCGATCGGCAACGTCTGGAGCCGCTACTACCGCGACGGAGACCTCCTGACCGACCCCGACCGCAACATCGAGACGGCCCCGGTCGCTCCCGGCACGACGACCGCTGGCGAGATGGAGTTCCCCGTTCCCGGACCGGTCAAAATCGTCGACCACGCGCTGACCCGCGCCACTCGCAAGGGCGCCCTCGCCGAAATCCACGTCGAGGGCGAACCCGCTCGCGACCTCTACGACGAGAACCCGTGA
- a CDS encoding aminotransferase class V-fold PLP-dependent enzyme, translating into MDPIELRETMPALESGAYFNWGAGGPSPRRVVEAAESALESHEFEAPTNEGQYPAAFDAYDEARDAIADLLGSAPAEIALTESTTDGINRVAGALDWDGGDTVVRTDLEHAAGVLPWQRLERERGVDVQVLETERGRLALEDVKAAAEDATLFCVSSLTWTHGTRLPVSEIVDIAHGAGALVLVDAVQAPGQSPVDVREWGADFVVAAGHKWLVSPFGSGFMYVRDGVASEHDLVPAAIGYRSVVDPDATDYEYAPGAGRFEVGTASPAPHAGLAESIRALEEIGLGTIESRIERLTDWLKDGVSDDRLLSPRGFESGLVTIDVDDPEATVERLSEDGIVVRSLPTPDAIRASVHAFNTCEDVDQLLEALVTAYP; encoded by the coding sequence ATGGACCCCATCGAGTTGCGCGAGACGATGCCGGCCCTCGAGTCCGGCGCGTATTTCAACTGGGGTGCGGGCGGCCCGAGCCCGCGCCGCGTCGTCGAGGCGGCCGAATCGGCTCTCGAGTCCCACGAGTTCGAAGCCCCGACGAACGAGGGGCAGTACCCCGCGGCGTTCGACGCCTACGATGAGGCGCGAGACGCGATCGCGGACCTGCTTGGCTCGGCGCCGGCCGAGATCGCGCTCACGGAGAGCACGACCGACGGGATCAACCGCGTCGCGGGCGCGCTCGACTGGGACGGCGGCGATACCGTCGTCCGAACCGACCTCGAGCACGCCGCCGGCGTGCTCCCGTGGCAGCGCCTCGAGCGCGAGCGAGGGGTCGACGTTCAGGTTCTCGAAACCGAGCGCGGACGGCTTGCTCTCGAGGACGTGAAGGCGGCGGCCGAGGACGCGACGCTGTTCTGCGTGAGTTCGCTCACCTGGACCCACGGTACCCGACTGCCGGTGTCCGAGATCGTCGATATCGCCCACGGCGCCGGCGCGCTGGTCCTCGTCGACGCCGTGCAGGCGCCCGGCCAATCGCCGGTCGATGTCCGCGAATGGGGCGCCGACTTCGTCGTCGCCGCGGGCCACAAGTGGCTCGTCAGTCCTTTCGGCTCCGGGTTCATGTACGTCCGCGACGGCGTCGCGAGCGAGCACGACCTCGTTCCCGCCGCGATCGGGTACCGCAGCGTCGTCGACCCGGACGCCACGGACTACGAGTACGCGCCGGGTGCCGGACGGTTCGAAGTCGGCACGGCGAGCCCCGCGCCGCACGCGGGGCTGGCGGAGTCGATCCGGGCGCTCGAGGAGATCGGTCTCGGCACGATCGAATCGCGGATCGAACGGCTCACGGACTGGCTCAAGGACGGCGTCTCGGACGACCGGCTACTGAGTCCGCGCGGCTTCGAGTCCGGACTGGTCACGATCGACGTCGACGACCCCGAAGCGACCGTCGAGCGGCTCTCGGAAGACGGAATCGTCGTCAGGTCGCTTCCCACCCCCGACGCGATCCGAGCGTCGGTCCACGCGTTCAACACCTGCGAGGATGTCGATCAGTTGCTCGAGGCGCTCGTGACGGCGTACCCGTGA
- a CDS encoding universal stress protein — MFERILVPTDGSGPANAALEFAGEIAGREQITAHVLHVVDSDTKTDDADELLDESREWITNIDATVIDERRTGEPQNAILEYAADNGIDAIVMGTHGRRGIGRLLVGSVTESVVRNADVPVLVVRGASEVRRRYPFETILVPSDGSVHAEAALERALALAEHHDATVHVLSVVDVTPAGIEERADLRLERLESYANRVVDDAVAAAEEAGIDAVSAVEYGSTDQRIRSYADEVDADLVVMGTHGRSGLDRLLLGSATERMLRTATTPVLTVRASADN; from the coding sequence ATGTTCGAACGGATCCTCGTTCCGACTGATGGGAGTGGCCCGGCGAACGCGGCCCTCGAGTTCGCCGGCGAAATCGCCGGCAGAGAGCAGATAACCGCCCACGTCTTGCACGTCGTCGATTCGGACACGAAGACGGATGACGCTGATGAGTTGCTCGACGAGAGTCGCGAGTGGATTACCAACATCGACGCGACCGTCATCGACGAGAGACGAACCGGCGAACCGCAGAACGCGATCCTCGAGTACGCCGCGGACAACGGGATCGACGCGATCGTGATGGGGACCCACGGACGTCGCGGAATCGGCCGACTGCTGGTTGGCAGCGTGACCGAATCGGTCGTTCGTAACGCCGACGTGCCCGTCCTCGTCGTTCGAGGCGCATCCGAGGTCAGACGGCGCTATCCGTTCGAGACGATCCTGGTTCCAAGCGACGGGAGCGTCCACGCCGAGGCAGCACTCGAGCGCGCGCTGGCGCTCGCTGAACACCACGACGCGACCGTCCACGTCCTCTCGGTCGTCGACGTGACGCCGGCGGGCATCGAGGAGCGCGCCGATCTTCGGCTCGAGCGACTCGAGAGCTACGCCAACAGGGTCGTCGACGACGCCGTCGCGGCGGCCGAAGAGGCGGGCATCGATGCGGTGAGCGCGGTGGAATACGGGTCGACGGACCAGCGGATTCGGTCCTACGCGGACGAGGTCGACGCCGACCTGGTCGTGATGGGGACACACGGACGAAGCGGACTCGATCGGTTGCTGCTCGGCAGCGCAACGGAACGGATGTTGCGGACGGCGACGACCCCTGTGCTGACGGTGCGTGCATCGGCTGACAACTGA
- the uvrA gene encoding excinuclease ABC subunit UvrA translates to MSKDYIEVRGAEEHNLKDLDVTIPREEFTVVTGLSGSGKSSLAFETIYAEGQRRYIESLSAYARNFLGQMDKPQVETVEGLSPAISIDQKNAANNPRSTVGTVTELHDYLRLLYARVGTPHCPECGREVGEQSAQNMVERILELPEGTKVKLAAPVVRDQKGAFEDLFEELVSEGYARIEIDGEEHDLTLDDPDLDENFDHTVDVIVDRVKVSAADRPRIIDSVETALDEAEGVLKVILPDAPKDVASDLGDAARRTGALGDETEEDDRFVVEFSKDLACTHCGIDVPEIETRSFSFNSPHGACPECEGLGETKEVDEGLVVQDESKPLKHVFEAWSYNRSYYRTRLDAVAEHFGVSLSTPFEELDEDVQQAFLYGTDGEVVFKRSTKNGTRRKRKRFEGVIPNLERRYVETDSDSTRDHIEDYMSATECPACDGTRLKAASRAVLVDGTAITEINAMSIGDALEHFESMEADLTEREKVIAEEILKEIRARLGFMCEVGLDYLTLDREAATLSGGESQRIRLATQIGSGLVGVLYVLDEPSIGLHQRDNDRLLDTLEELRDLGNTLIVVEHDEETMRRADQVIDMGPGPGKRGGEVVANGPVEEVKATEGSVTGEYLSGRRQIPVPDERRDADGALTIRGARQHNLDDVDVDIPLGNFTAITGVSGSGKSTLMHEVLYKGLAREMNDNTSVIPGDHDALEGLEEIETVRLIDQSPIGRTPRSNPATYTNVFDYIRKLFAQTKLAKQRGYEKGRFSFNVKGGRCEECGGQGTVKIEMNFLSDVYVPCEECDGARYNDATLDVTYKGKTIADVLEMEVEEAYEFFESSSQIRRRLKLLKDVGLDYMKLGQPSTTLSGGEAQRIKLAEELGKKDTGETLYLLDEPTTGLHSEDERKLIDVLHRLTDNGNTVVVIEHELDLVKNADHIIDLGPEGGENGGEIVATGTPEEVARLDDSHTGRYLRDLLPKVDIEGPRGERVEPVTAPMDDD, encoded by the coding sequence ATGAGCAAGGACTACATCGAGGTGCGGGGCGCGGAGGAACACAACCTCAAGGACCTCGACGTCACCATTCCGCGCGAGGAGTTCACCGTCGTCACCGGCCTGTCGGGGTCGGGCAAGTCCTCGCTGGCGTTCGAGACGATCTACGCCGAGGGCCAGCGGCGGTACATCGAGAGCCTCTCGGCGTACGCCCGGAACTTCCTCGGGCAGATGGACAAGCCGCAGGTCGAGACCGTCGAAGGCCTCTCCCCGGCGATCTCGATCGACCAGAAAAACGCCGCGAACAACCCGCGATCGACAGTAGGGACCGTCACGGAACTCCACGACTATCTCCGTCTCCTCTACGCCCGCGTCGGCACCCCTCATTGTCCCGAATGCGGCCGCGAAGTCGGCGAACAGTCGGCCCAGAACATGGTCGAGCGCATCCTCGAGCTCCCCGAGGGCACGAAGGTCAAGCTGGCGGCGCCGGTCGTCCGCGACCAGAAGGGCGCCTTCGAGGACCTCTTCGAGGAACTCGTCTCGGAGGGGTACGCCCGCATCGAGATCGACGGCGAGGAACACGACCTCACGCTGGACGATCCCGATCTGGACGAGAACTTCGACCACACCGTCGACGTCATCGTCGATCGCGTGAAGGTCTCCGCGGCGGACCGCCCGCGCATCATCGACAGCGTCGAAACCGCGCTCGACGAGGCTGAGGGGGTCCTGAAGGTCATCCTGCCGGACGCGCCGAAGGACGTCGCGAGCGATCTGGGCGACGCGGCCCGCCGAACGGGCGCCCTGGGCGACGAGACCGAGGAGGACGACCGCTTCGTCGTCGAGTTCTCGAAGGACCTCGCCTGTACTCACTGCGGGATCGACGTCCCCGAGATCGAGACCCGCTCTTTCTCGTTCAACTCGCCCCACGGCGCCTGTCCCGAGTGTGAAGGGCTGGGCGAGACCAAGGAGGTCGACGAGGGTCTCGTCGTGCAGGACGAGTCCAAGCCGCTCAAGCACGTCTTCGAGGCCTGGAGCTACAACCGGTCGTACTACCGAACCCGCCTCGACGCCGTCGCCGAGCACTTCGGCGTCTCGCTGTCGACGCCGTTCGAGGAGTTAGACGAGGACGTCCAGCAGGCGTTCCTCTACGGCACCGACGGCGAGGTCGTGTTCAAGCGAAGCACGAAAAACGGCACCCGCCGGAAGCGCAAGCGCTTCGAGGGCGTCATTCCGAACCTCGAGCGCCGGTACGTCGAGACCGACTCTGACTCGACGCGAGACCACATCGAGGACTACATGTCCGCGACGGAGTGTCCGGCCTGTGACGGCACACGACTGAAGGCCGCGAGTCGGGCCGTGCTCGTCGACGGGACGGCGATCACCGAGATCAACGCAATGAGCATCGGCGACGCCTTAGAACACTTCGAATCGATGGAGGCCGACCTCACCGAGCGCGAGAAGGTCATCGCCGAGGAGATCTTAAAGGAGATCCGCGCGCGACTCGGCTTTATGTGCGAGGTCGGGCTGGACTACCTCACGCTCGACCGGGAGGCCGCGACGCTGTCGGGCGGGGAGAGCCAGCGCATCCGCCTCGCCACGCAGATCGGCTCCGGCCTCGTCGGCGTCCTCTACGTGTTAGACGAGCCCTCGATCGGGCTCCACCAGCGGGACAACGACCGCCTGCTCGACACCTTAGAGGAACTTCGAGACCTCGGAAACACCCTCATCGTCGTCGAACACGACGAGGAGACGATGCGCCGGGCGGACCAGGTCATCGACATGGGCCCCGGTCCGGGCAAGCGCGGCGGCGAGGTCGTCGCCAACGGCCCCGTCGAGGAGGTCAAGGCGACCGAGGGCTCCGTGACGGGCGAGTACCTCTCCGGCCGCCGGCAGATTCCGGTCCCCGACGAACGCCGCGATGCGGACGGCGCGCTGACGATTCGGGGCGCCCGCCAGCACAACTTAGACGACGTGGACGTCGACATTCCGCTTGGCAACTTCACGGCGATCACGGGCGTCTCCGGCTCCGGGAAGTCGACGCTCATGCACGAAGTGCTCTACAAGGGGCTGGCCCGCGAGATGAACGACAACACGTCGGTCATCCCGGGCGACCACGACGCCCTCGAGGGCCTCGAGGAGATCGAGACCGTGCGGCTGATCGACCAGTCGCCGATCGGCCGTACGCCCCGCTCGAACCCGGCGACGTACACCAACGTCTTCGACTACATCCGCAAGCTGTTCGCTCAGACGAAGCTGGCGAAACAGCGCGGCTACGAGAAGGGACGGTTCTCCTTCAACGTCAAGGGCGGCCGCTGCGAGGAGTGTGGCGGACAGGGTACGGTGAAGATCGAGATGAACTTCCTCTCCGACGTGTACGTCCCCTGTGAAGAGTGCGACGGCGCCCGCTACAACGACGCTACGCTCGACGTCACCTACAAGGGCAAGACCATCGCCGACGTCCTCGAGATGGAAGTCGAGGAGGCCTACGAGTTCTTCGAGTCCTCGAGCCAGATCCGGCGGCGCCTGAAGCTGCTGAAGGACGTCGGCCTCGACTACATGAAGCTCGGCCAACCCTCCACGACGCTGTCGGGCGGCGAGGCCCAGCGGATTAAGCTCGCCGAAGAGTTGGGGAAGAAGGACACGGGCGAGACGCTCTACCTGCTCGACGAGCCCACCACCGGACTCCACAGCGAGGACGAGCGCAAGCTCATCGACGTGCTCCACCGGCTGACCGACAACGGCAACACCGTCGTCGTCATCGAGCACGAACTCGACCTCGTCAAGAACGCCGACCACATCATCGATCTCGGCCCCGAGGGCGGCGAGAACGGCGGCGAGATCGTCGCGACGGGAACGCCGGAGGAGGTTGCGCGACTCGACGACTCCCACACCGGTCGCTACCTGCGCGATCTGCTCCCGAAGGTCGACATCGAGGGGCCCCGCGGCGAGCGCGTCGAACCCGTGACGGCGCCGATGGACGACGACTGA
- a CDS encoding GNAT family N-acetyltransferase: protein MSRAVRPATRDDVWTIHQTARESWHAAYDEILGSDRVDEVVDDWYAIGDLESSIDGASKRADVAFLVAESADDGARANSADDRADRIGEFDRECDGFAHAVPWPEDPAVGYLARLYVTPEIWGEGTGTQLLTQLEADLEDAFDRLRLAVLAANDVGIAFYESAGFERVATRENDLAAGLKEYVYERPIASADERDSG from the coding sequence GTGAGTCGAGCCGTCCGGCCGGCGACGCGCGACGACGTCTGGACGATCCACCAGACGGCCCGCGAGAGTTGGCACGCCGCCTACGACGAGATCCTCGGCTCCGACCGTGTCGACGAGGTCGTCGACGACTGGTACGCGATCGGCGACCTCGAGTCGTCGATCGACGGCGCGAGCAAGCGGGCCGACGTGGCCTTCCTCGTCGCCGAGTCGGCCGACGACGGCGCTCGAGCGAACTCGGCCGACGACCGCGCAGACCGCATCGGCGAGTTCGACCGCGAGTGTGACGGGTTCGCCCACGCCGTCCCGTGGCCCGAGGACCCGGCGGTCGGCTACCTCGCGCGCCTGTACGTCACTCCCGAGATCTGGGGTGAGGGGACCGGGACGCAGTTGTTAACGCAACTCGAGGCCGACCTCGAGGACGCGTTCGACCGCCTGCGACTGGCCGTCCTCGCTGCCAACGACGTCGGGATCGCGTTTTACGAATCCGCGGGGTTCGAACGCGTCGCGACCCGGGAAAACGATCTGGCCGCCGGCCTCAAGGAGTACGTCTACGAGCGACCGATCGCGAGCGCGGATGAGAGAGATAGCGGCTGA
- a CDS encoding RNB domain-containing ribonuclease, with translation MSNDAQAEAGTAEAQGPVEVSEDLARHLENKREELFEKFELRDEFPAEVLEEAEARTEGVTAEISDEIDERKDLRDLTTWTTDPIDAQDFDDALSIEERDDEYVLWVHIADVTHYVNPDTAMWDEAVERGNTVYLPGYTVHMLPPVLAETVCSLVANEDRLAHTVEMHLDKENLSYENIEIYKSVIQSDERLTYSQAENRLEDPDADLHEENTLVYEVANQMHEQRKEDGSLVLNPARDRAHTIIEECMLKANKAVTHELMWNRGVEAMYRVHPQPSPDEWSEALREIQDLDGVSIPGSTWDDPRKAVNATLEEAPGRQLDKIQWAVMKVMPRAKYMNDPFGGHHALNFEIYGHFTSPIRRLSDLINHWIVYQNDVPENLIELCDRASDKQKDAEQCEREYKNFLQEVGLDPMAVNNRGIEVVDDDEADKTL, from the coding sequence ATGAGTAACGACGCACAGGCCGAGGCCGGGACGGCCGAGGCCCAGGGCCCGGTCGAAGTCTCGGAGGACCTCGCGCGCCACCTCGAGAATAAACGCGAGGAACTCTTCGAGAAGTTCGAACTCCGCGACGAGTTCCCCGCCGAGGTCCTCGAGGAGGCCGAAGCCCGAACTGAGGGCGTGACGGCCGAGATCAGCGACGAGATCGACGAACGGAAGGATCTGCGAGATCTGACGACCTGGACGACGGACCCGATCGACGCCCAAGACTTCGACGACGCGCTCTCGATCGAGGAGCGCGACGACGAATACGTCCTCTGGGTCCACATCGCCGACGTCACCCACTACGTCAATCCCGACACGGCGATGTGGGACGAGGCCGTCGAACGGGGCAACACGGTCTACCTACCCGGCTACACGGTCCACATGCTGCCGCCGGTGCTCGCCGAGACGGTCTGTTCGTTGGTCGCCAACGAGGACCGACTCGCCCACACCGTCGAGATGCACCTCGACAAGGAGAACCTCTCCTACGAGAACATCGAGATCTATAAGTCGGTCATCCAGTCCGACGAGCGCCTGACCTATTCGCAGGCCGAAAATCGACTCGAGGATCCCGACGCCGACCTCCACGAGGAGAACACACTGGTCTACGAGGTCGCGAATCAGATGCACGAACAGCGCAAGGAGGACGGCTCGCTCGTCCTGAACCCCGCCCGCGACCGAGCCCACACCATCATCGAGGAGTGCATGCTGAAGGCCAACAAAGCCGTCACGCACGAGCTCATGTGGAACCGCGGCGTCGAGGCGATGTACCGCGTCCACCCGCAGCCGAGCCCCGACGAGTGGTCCGAAGCCCTCCGGGAGATTCAGGACTTGGACGGCGTCTCGATCCCCGGCAGCACGTGGGACGACCCCCGGAAGGCCGTCAACGCGACGCTTGAGGAGGCGCCCGGCCGCCAACTCGACAAGATCCAGTGGGCGGTGATGAAGGTGATGCCCCGCGCGAAGTACATGAACGACCCGTTCGGCGGCCACCACGCGCTGAACTTCGAGATCTACGGCCACTTCACTAGCCCCATCCGCCGGCTCAGCGACCTGATCAACCACTGGATCGTCTACCAGAACGACGTCCCCGAGAACCTGATCGAACTCTGCGACCGCGCCAGCGACAAGCAGAAGGACGCCGAGCAGTGCGAACGCGAGTACAAGAACTTCCTCCAGGAGGTCGGTCTCGATCCGATGGCGGTCAACAACCGCGGGATCGAGGTCGTGGACGACGACGAAGCCGACAAGACGCTGTAA
- a CDS encoding DUF7562 family protein, translating to MWPSRTRTETVTCLACGDQVTRSMAREYDKHGDRWDREDKEFEHLCKSCHDDLCHYPRDELEALLVENGAGETDRDAFLADYLETVEERYGTLEEES from the coding sequence ATGTGGCCCTCCCGGACGCGCACTGAGACGGTCACGTGTCTCGCCTGCGGCGACCAGGTCACCCGGTCGATGGCGCGCGAGTACGACAAACACGGCGATCGCTGGGATCGCGAGGACAAGGAGTTCGAACACCTGTGCAAATCCTGCCATGACGACCTCTGTCACTATCCGCGGGACGAACTCGAGGCCCTGCTCGTCGAGAATGGGGCCGGCGAAACGGATCGGGACGCCTTTCTCGCCGACTACCTCGAGACCGTCGAGGAGCGCTACGGGACGCTCGAGGAGGAGTCCTGA
- a CDS encoding RNA-binding protein encodes MQVKSRHHLRSDAVSDVETALEEQLGVSPEGDAYERVEFEDTDWEVVLIDGEPQVAYFDEEPFLTVRGANAYEPERRLVTVDAGAISFVSDGADVMRPGITEATDDISPDDLVVIAEESHGKVLAVGRARVDGEDMAGNEGKVIDSLHHVGDDLYEFSG; translated from the coding sequence ATGCAGGTCAAGTCCAGACACCATCTCCGCAGCGACGCCGTCTCGGACGTCGAGACGGCCCTCGAGGAGCAACTCGGCGTCTCGCCCGAGGGCGACGCCTACGAGCGCGTCGAGTTCGAGGACACCGACTGGGAGGTCGTCCTCATCGACGGGGAGCCACAGGTTGCGTACTTCGACGAGGAACCGTTCCTGACCGTCAGAGGCGCTAATGCCTACGAACCCGAGAGGCGCCTGGTCACGGTCGACGCCGGCGCGATCTCGTTCGTCAGCGACGGCGCGGACGTGATGCGACCGGGGATCACGGAGGCCACCGACGACATCTCGCCCGACGATCTGGTCGTCATCGCCGAGGAGTCCCACGGAAAGGTGCTGGCGGTCGGCCGCGCTCGCGTCGACGGCGAGGATATGGCCGGCAACGAGGGGAAGGTCATCGATTCGCTGCACCACGTCGGCGACGACCTCTACGAGTTCTCCGGCTAA
- a CDS encoding serine hydrolase domain-containing protein produces MTRLPDSDRERIAALFDRHLEVGLHHGAQLAVYVDGERVLDLAGGREGPDGGRETPETRHVLFSCTKPYAAVTLHTLVDEGELAYDDRVVDHWPEFADEGTEKAEITVRQVLSHTAGLNRGEIDDRPDLWTDWEAAVAQLEAMEPNFPPGETPAYHALTFGWLVGELVRRVSGSPIEEAVEERVFDPLEMDDTGIGLREDEDDDVATLVGFDAFDRCRDPGEGLGDNTEVAAPFNAEKIHHAVIPAANGIGTAGDMARFYACLANGGELEGTRILSAETVERMTALEAETDADGTLGREGRFALGFWKGGTTVAPYGTLSPERVFGHAGLGSSVGWADPEENVGFSYVTNGVRDGSYEHVARVNALADAVRLAIRSD; encoded by the coding sequence ATGACACGACTCCCCGATTCGGATCGCGAGCGGATCGCCGCCCTGTTCGACCGCCACCTCGAGGTCGGGCTCCACCACGGCGCGCAACTGGCCGTCTACGTCGACGGCGAGCGGGTGCTCGACCTCGCGGGCGGCCGCGAGGGGCCCGACGGCGGCCGCGAGACCCCCGAGACGCGACACGTGCTGTTCTCGTGTACGAAGCCCTACGCCGCCGTGACGCTGCACACGCTGGTCGACGAGGGGGAACTCGCGTACGACGACCGAGTGGTCGACCACTGGCCGGAGTTCGCCGACGAGGGGACCGAAAAGGCCGAGATCACCGTCCGACAGGTCCTCAGCCACACCGCGGGGCTCAACCGGGGCGAGATCGACGACCGGCCCGATCTCTGGACCGACTGGGAGGCCGCAGTCGCGCAGCTCGAAGCGATGGAGCCAAACTTCCCGCCGGGCGAGACGCCGGCCTACCACGCGCTCACGTTCGGGTGGCTGGTCGGTGAACTCGTCCGTCGGGTGTCCGGCTCGCCGATCGAGGAGGCTGTCGAGGAGCGCGTGTTCGACCCTCTCGAGATGGACGACACCGGGATCGGCCTCCGGGAGGACGAGGACGACGACGTGGCGACGCTGGTCGGCTTCGATGCGTTCGACCGCTGTCGGGACCCCGGCGAGGGGCTCGGGGACAACACCGAGGTCGCGGCGCCGTTCAACGCCGAGAAGATCCACCACGCCGTGATCCCGGCGGCCAACGGGATCGGAACCGCCGGCGACATGGCACGCTTCTACGCCTGCCTCGCCAACGGGGGCGAACTCGAGGGCACCCGGATCCTCTCCGCGGAGACCGTCGAACGGATGACGGCCCTCGAGGCCGAGACCGATGCGGACGGCACGCTCGGCCGGGAGGGCCGGTTCGCGCTCGGCTTCTGGAAGGGCGGGACGACGGTCGCCCCATACGGGACGCTCTCGCCGGAGCGCGTCTTCGGCCATGCGGGACTCGGCAGTAGCGTCGGCTGGGCCGACCCCGAGGAGAACGTCGGCTTCTCGTACGTCACGAACGGGGTTCGGGACGGTTCCTACGAGCACGTCGCCCGGGTCAACGCGCTCGCGGACGCGGTTCGACTAGCGATACGGTCGGACTGA